One Bosea sp. 685 DNA segment encodes these proteins:
- a CDS encoding LemA family protein → MGWVILGLLAAVVVYLIITYNGLVAMRQRVGQAFADIDVQLKQRHDLIPNLIETVKGYAAHERGTLDAVIAARNAAQGATGVHAQAAAEQQLSGAVGRLLALGEAYPDLKASANFQQLQVDLGNVEDKLAAARRFFNNAVGEFNAAIQAFPAVLFAPQMGFTPREFFDVGEAARTQLDAPPTVKF, encoded by the coding sequence ATGGGCTGGGTCATTCTGGGGCTGCTCGCAGCCGTCGTCGTCTACCTGATCATCACCTATAACGGCCTGGTCGCGATGCGGCAGCGCGTCGGCCAGGCTTTCGCCGATATCGATGTGCAGCTGAAGCAGCGGCACGACCTGATCCCGAACCTGATCGAGACGGTGAAGGGCTATGCCGCCCATGAGCGCGGCACGCTCGATGCCGTGATCGCGGCGCGCAATGCGGCCCAGGGCGCGACCGGCGTGCATGCCCAAGCTGCCGCCGAGCAGCAATTATCGGGCGCCGTCGGCCGGCTCCTGGCGCTGGGCGAGGCCTATCCCGATCTCAAGGCCAGCGCCAATTTCCAGCAGCTCCAGGTCGATCTCGGCAATGTCGAGGACAAGCTCGCAGCGGCGCGGCGCTTCTTCAACAATGCGGTCGGCGAGTTCAACGCTGCGATCCAGGCCTTTCCAGCCGTGCTGTTTGCCCCGCAAATGGGCTTCACGCCACGCGAGTTCTTCGATGTCGGCGAGGCGGCACGGACCCAGCTCGATGCGCCGCCGACCGTGAAGTTCTAG